Below is a window of Quercus robur chromosome 6, dhQueRobu3.1, whole genome shotgun sequence DNA.
tgaaaaaataatatggaTGGAGTTTTGAAACTAATGTAGTTGTCTTTGAATAGTAGATTAGCTAAAGTAGGAAAAGTGaggtttttaaaacaaatttgactaaaaatgTATTGAGCTTGATGCTAATACTCTTAGCTAAACAATTTGGAGAGTTGTGTCACCAGAATTGTTTATTCTCTAAGGCGATTCAGGCCAAGTATTGCAAAAGAAGTAACATTTTTAGTGTTAATGACCTTCTGACCCAATGGTAGGAGAAGTATTCTGTCTTGTTCATCCTTAACTAAGGCCAAGTGTTGTGTGGGGGATGGAAGATCTATATCCCAATTGACCACCGTATCTGGTTTAAGATGGGGAGGGTTTGGACATAGTTATTAGTACTTCGGTTCAGTTTGTGGTTGATTTGATTGATCATGACAGATGCTCTTGGAAGTACCCAAATATCACTGTCATTATCCATTTTTAGTGCTAATAAATTAGTTTGCTTACTTTTTTAGTATATAGATATAATAGAGCtatcaattgaaaatgaaaGTTATGTACTCTGTAAGTCTGTATTGCTTTTACCAGTAGATTAGCCTTTTAAGTGCTATGTCTtaatacttttcaaaaaaaagtgtTGTCAAAATAGAATAACGGGGAGTTGTGTTAGGACCACTAAATATTGCACAATTTTATACCATAACTTGTCATGTGATGAGTTATGACTGATGAAAGAGTGTCTGTGAGTCATTACAACTCACCATGTGACAAGTTGTGGCATAAGATTGTGCCATTTTTTATGGTCCCAATATTTATCAATAACGAGTGGTTACTATTTGGTAATATTACGTAGGTGACTGTTTTAAGTTGCATCATGGAAAATTAACGGTCTAATGACAAATTTGAAGTTTGAGATTTATTTAGCTTGAAGGCAACTAGAGTGTTCCAAAGGAACATGTAATTATGGGTTCAATACAAACTCAAACGACTCAATTGTTTCAATTACATCTGAGATATAAGAAATCGATCTGCACAAGCAAACTCACTGTCCTATGGGTAGAAAGTTGTGTTGTCAATTTTATGTACAGACGCAATTACACAAACTTTCCTTCTGAATGGAGTCAACCTTCTTCCAATATAAATACGGAAAGCGACTTAAGCTAAAACAAGTAACAATCCACCAATTTCTTCAAGCAATTATCCCACCACACGGTTCACGTTAACTTTTCTATTttcaactaggaaaaaaaaacaagtcaCTCAAAGCACACATTGTTTTAAGATTGTGACCTACTCTCCCTAACTCATGTTCTTCTTTACTTCACCGATTGGCCACACTTCTGTTCTAGTTTTATTAACGTTCtgttaaaatatatttcattGAAATTGCATGCTACTTCAGTGCAGTGAGTTTACAATCGTAAATTCATTGTgctttttttatcaataaagtttgttattacctatcaaaaaaatatagtttggaAGCAATTTTGCCATTTTATTTCCGTATATTTTcgatactaaatttttttgctttttgtaaCGGTAACATTGTCCTCATGAGCTACTGGATGAATTGATCCAAGCCATGCTAAGAAGCAAAGACGTTACTCTTGTCCCTCTTTGTGCATATGTAGGAGCAAGCATGAGCTCGGGCCACCCGTTAGTAGCCAAAGGATTATTCAAATCTGAGACATCAAGAACTTATTTAGTACTTACGAAGTAAAGTGGAcctcaaaaataattattttaacatgGCACTCCATAACTTGAAAAAGTCATAAAAATTAACTTTGTATTAACTTACTTTTGTTAGTACATCAGTTACTCAAAATAATTAAGTACTTTTTGAACAAAAGCCCCCACAACAGTTACTTTCAGTTACATTAGATGAAAACAAGTGGTGTTAATGCAAGAtccatttctattttttggcttaaaAGAATTAAGTACTTTTTGAACAAAAAGCCCCCGGCTTAAAAGAATTAACTACTTTTTGAACAAAAATCCCCCACGACACACATTAGAtgaaaacaagaacaagaaaactCATGATGGTGTTAATGCAAGATCCATTTCATAATTAACAGAAAGGTTCTTTAATAAGTGCTCTTAGgaaatttgttaataaattatttggaaaaattttgatatcccTTTTATGGTAAGTataaaaaaactattcaaaaaaatcagttattttttctttttcattaaaaaatctctaaaaatatttcctaaaccaaACAGTAAACTTTTCTTATTAACATAATAGAAACCTCTGAACCAATCAAACCATATAGAAATTTTCCCATTATTTGGTGTATTTTATGATCCCATTTAAATTCCAATATGTGACTATTAAATGTTACAAGCTAATAAATATTGTCCCTTGAAAAATATAACACTATATATTTGTATACAGCTCCattgataaataaaatcatgagaggttcaagtcaattttaaaaacttaagtTTAACATCTAAAGCGAGGAAAGGTGCAGGAGCACTCGACCCCTGAGAAATGAACAAAttcttttatcttatttttgttaaaaccAGAGGAAGAAGTTTCAAATAGGGGCCAAAATGCATGAGTGTAGTAGACGTTTGAAAGACTATATAGAATTCCAATCTTTCATCCCTTCATCTCAATTTCGAAATAGGCTGTGTCGATACTACAATTATTGCTTTCAGGTTTTTTCCCCAGCCAGTCGCCCCTGTGTGGGAGGGGTCAAGCTTGGAGACTTTTTATTTGCAGGGAATAAAATTATAATGCACCTTGCATTCTAGTTTTACATATCAAATTGGGGAGTTTCGATTTTCTAAGGATTCTTTATTACTCGCATAGCAGGGACTAAAGAAACCTGCATTCTGGTTTTACATATCGAATTGGGGAGTTTCGATTTTCTAAGGATTCCTTATTACTCGCATAGCAGGGACTAAAGAAACCATAGATGCACATAAATTGCCTACTGAATGGAGGGCTGTTGGCCTAATTAATTACACAATTCTttattaacaataataatatggCTATAAAAAATTCTCCTATATTTTTCTGGTCCTCTCTACGCCTTCAACAATGAGATTTCAAAAGACGATTCTTTCTTCCATTGCTTCTGGATGAATGATTGATAGGAACAGATTGCCTAGGCTTCCCTGCATCCAATTGACTCATACCCAGCCCAGCCCTATCTAGAATCTCATTCAATAGATCCCACCCATTTCTAGGGTAGATAGAGGAGTTTGTCCCCCCACTTCCTTTGCTCCCCTGGCACCAAAGATCAAGAATTCAAGATAGAAAGAAAGATTTGTTGATGGGTTGTTAGCTCCCCTATCACTTAAAGGTAGATAGCAAGAAAGGTGAGCAGCTATAGCTTCATTGTTCATCTTCCCCTCGCTACCAGATGAGTGAACTCTACCCGTCTATGCTTGATAAGATTGGATTCAATCAATGGACTCCTCTTGCCTCCTGAATCCACTGGACGAGTGGAAGACATTGAGAAGGGCTTCACATCCCTTGCAGGGCTTTGGGCTTTGAAACTTGGTTGCGCTCCTCCGATTGACTCCGATTGACagattcctaaaaaaaaagaacgccTTGAGGCGAAGGATTGTATTTGGAAATGGAAGCTTTGTCCCCCTCACACTATATTTTGAATTAGGGGGCttgcctctctttctccctctacCGCTGGTATCTATACAATAGTACTAGTTCGTGCATCAATGGTTCAAGTGCAATGCCCAGAAACGGGATCTATGACGAcataaatttcccaacaaatcTATGGGAAGTATattaaaagtaataataaagtAAGCAGCCTTAGTTTCATAACCTGAcataaatttcccaacaaatcTATGGGAAGTATattaaaagtaataataaagtAAGCAGCCTTAGTTTCATAACACAAATCTATGGGAAGTATattaaaagtaataataaagtAAGCAGCCTTAGTTTCATAACCTAAAGCACCGGTCTTCTTATCAAGAGCAGAAGCAACACTATGGGAGTCTCTTGTTCTCCTCTATGATTCACTTGGGTaatgtatactttttttttctctggtaTTCAAAGCTATTTATTTTGGAGGCATATATGATACCTGGGCCGCAGGATCCTTGTTCACAAGTCATAACATCAGTTATTGATAATTTCTTAATATTCCCAGAGTACCAAAACCTTAATCACGTCCAGCCATTATCTTCTTCCTATGTCAGTCCTAGTTTCCCTACACGCCTATGAAACACCTACAATGCCCGGCATCTAAGGTCTTTGAGGACCTCATGGAAGAGATTCATGTAGACCACAGACACATACATCCCTTCCCAAAACCAGAAAATCACAACAAATCGATATAAAGCATTGAAATGATAGTGGAATTGATAGCAGGACAACTGCTACCAATGCCCCCATCAAAATCTGAATATTATTTACACTTTAAGGCGCTCACAATTTCAAACGAGAGAGTACTTAAAACAGACAAAAAGAGAGAGTCAGAGAATAACTATTACTAATGTAATATAAACCCACATAATACACcataaaaacacatttttgttTGAGTTCAACTCCACATAATCAACCAGTACATCATTCAAATGCCCACTGATTCTCCCTACgaacctcttcctcttcctcagGGGTGAAGTCATTCTTGATGTTAAAGGTCTTGCGGATCTCCTCTGGTGTCTTACCCTTGATCATGTCCGCTACGGTCTGGCATGTCAAATCCAAAAGGCTCTTGATGTTCAAATAGTTTGCAGCCTGAAAGAATTCAACAATATTGAACAAACTCAATTTACCAAATGAGTACAAGACAACTGAACAAGTATTCCATCTGAAAGAGAAGGCAACTTCAAAGATAAAAGACAAACATAATCAAATTATCATAAAAGAAGATCAACAAAAAGAATGTCACTAGTCTTAGAAATGTACTAGAACAGTCGATGTTAAACAACGAATAACACATGTcagttccccccccccccccccccccaaaaatgCAAAGCTAAACTACAACCCAAGTTGGCAAAGGGctcaacaaaacccaaatatcTCTCTTTTTCCTGAAAATAAGGTAAGCACATATAAAACATCATAAGCAACACATCCTAAGATATTGTAAGAATCTCACCTTTGTTTATAAACAATATGGCCTcttgcacaaataaaaaatgtctCAAATCTTAGTTGTAAGttctaattttataatatatatatatatatatatattcaacctTTTGGAGGACCCTAAACAAAGTAATATTCTAATACAAAACTGAccaaatgaaataattttagaagTATAATACTTGTTTGGTACTTGCATTAGCAAACAATACAACAAAGCAATGAGAATAGGCATCAAAATCACTACCATAGGCATAATCAGGAAAACAACGCTAACTCTATATCAAAAACCAAATTCAATATCAACTCTGATTCATACTCGCCCAACCTTAATCATCGCATTAAAAAGACCAATCTTTGACaacaaattaaagaaagaatacgATTCAATAAACAGTGTACAAACCAATTTTCACAAGCCCCAAGAAAATAATACACAAACATAACCACAATCAGGCACTCCAAATTTTGAAACCCTAACATTCAGAGCACTCTAAAAACTTACGATTCAAGAagcaaaaattgataaaaatccctaaaatttaCGAAACCCTAGACTAGTATCGTATATTCAGAATAGCGAAACCCTAACATCTATTCAGATCTAAATCTGAAAGCTAGAAGGGTAAAAAGGGGAGATATACCAGAATGAGATCGAAGAGGGTGGCCTGGTCAACCCTGACGAACTCGGTGTCCCAAGCCTTGAGATCTTCGTCGGAGGTGCGCTCGTCGGCACAGGTGGCCTCGACGTGCTTCTTACAGTACTCGATGACCTTGGCCAAGATCTTGCTCGTCACGTTCGGGAGGGGGATTCCGTTGTCGGCGCAATCGTCCTCAATCATGTGCTTGATCGTCTGAGACTCAAGCGCCACCGCCTCCTCCACTTCGAAAGCCTCACCGTCAGAGCTCTTCAGAGTGATCTTCTTCGACGACGACATGGTTCCGATCGATGAAACGACGGAGTTTTGTTCGCCTAACCTGCAGAGAATAACGAAAGGGAATAGGAAAACCCTAGAAAGCCAAGCGAGAAGTTGGCCCTGGAGTCTTCTCTTTTATGCGCAGAAAAAAAAGGTGAGAGGGATTGTGGGTGAAACCGCTATTTATGGGCACTTGAACTCTCTTGTTATTAAGGGCTGATTGGGAGAAAGCATATGATGTTTCAGGAGTTGGTGTTtctaaaaccaataaaaaattgacatctgtcctaaaaaaaagaaacatcagCCTACTGAACCatttaaatgaaaatgattcaaaaaaaaagacgAAATTGACCCTGAAAAATTCAACCTTCTGttgtttttcctctttttgcaaaatcaaaatgctcttctctctctctctctccgttttTCTCTCCACCACCGCAACACACCAGCGCCTCCATGACTCCATTTTTTTCTCTGTCAACTCCAAACCAAAAACCACTTTACTTTTCCtcttttcaaaatcaaatttcaatgtCTCTCTCCCCAGTCCACACGCCACCATAGCCTTTATTCTCTCTTAACCCCAAATCCCAACAGCCAATGCCCAGCAGTAGCGTCTCTGCCAGCACAACACCGCTGACATCACAAGTTCTGAAGAAACCGGCCTTTGTCTCATCAGAAAATCCCCAAAATCTTCTCTTTCTAGCAGAACCACCCTACACCGGAAACTTCACGCTACTTCCAACACCCGACATTCacaagaaggtttttttttttctctgtttcttttctgcatttttcacatttttttttttgtatgctttTTTCTTCCCAAAATAGCAGAtgtttaaaagaaacaaaagaaaaccaaaggAATTCTTGTGTAAAAAGGAAATTTGTacctgtttgataaaatgtctcaaTGAAGATGGATGCACTCCTTTGTTCTTAAACTATTATCAATCAACAGAATATACAATATACAGTAAATGGTTAATCTTCTTTTTGTTAATGTTCTTTTGGATCAGAttaaagttggttttttttttttttttttcttcacttttttgttATAGTCTCATATGTAGAAACATAAagcttctttctttgtttaacAAATAGCTTGCTGCCtttattttgatgataaaatGCTTTGCTGATACGTTTATTGAAATCTTGGTCTTGAACAACTTCATTTTTGTGTGTGAAGGTTGTTGACTGCAgtatatttggtttccctaattctaaactttgttttttctaCTGTTGAGTTTACTGATGATAACATACACACTGCGGTATATTTGGGCTCATATTaataagtaaagaaaatttGGCATACACCAACCGAATGCTGAGTTGAGTTTTTATGATGTTGGATTTGGCACCATATGGATGCTAGTTTGAGTTTTTATCAGGTCTGCTACTCCTCAGTTTACatttatacaaatataattCTTTATGTTGTTCTCTTGTCATAGGCTTGTCTAATAACAGAATACTCTATAGTAACATAATACCATCTCCTTGCAAAACTTATTGATTGGATTTATGGTAATGTGgatttgacttgaacacaaaatatccttcaatttgggtctctttattttcttgcgCCATAAGAGCACCTAGAGCTTGATCAAGTGATAAGTCTTGGATTGAAAGTtatataatgaaaaacaaaaagggacAAGAGAAAAGGTTTGAAATTTGTCTATTTGCTACCAGTGCCTTTGgcattcaatttttcttttaataagcaGCTCCCAACTTAGTTTTGATGGTAATGGTATATTATATTGAGTGAATTTGAAGGATAGATTTATAGtagtcccaaattttttattttcgcTTCTTTTGTGGTTAttcttaaacttttattttttactttttatatgaAGTCTTGAACTTTAATTTGGTTACTTTGTTTGGTTACTTAGCATGATAGCCTTTGCAAGAGAAATATGGCTGTgttagttgatttttttggtatgttttttaaaatactagAAGCATATAAACTTATTTTGGTTTGTATTTGAGAAGTACACTCAAAATAGGATGTGGCCTTGTTGACAACCATTATCATTTGCTTTAGTTAATTATCTCAAAATTGATTTTAGATACGGAGCACTTTCTAATTACCTATCTCCCACAATTTCTTTTCTGTGCAATGCTTTTGAGTGCAAAAGCATTGGATAAAGCCCGAGATGATCTCATTTGTTCAAAGGCAAAGGCATTGGCACAACCTTGTGTCATAACTGTCTGTTGTTCACCATCTTTCATTTCAATAGAAAACTTCATCCTCGTACAATGCTATTATTACTCTAATATGtgcttttgtttattgtttttttcccctaatattgttctctttttttctagGGCTCTGCTAAAAAATTCTGAAGTATGATGAAAAGCTCTTTTGGATAGTATTTTGGACAATATACCGCACAGCTAATGGACAGCATTTTTGGATAGTTTTTTGGAAAGCATTTCGGACATTATTGCACAGTGGAGGAACATCTTAGATAGTATTTTtgacttgataattttttagatagTATAAAAATTTGGACAAGTGATTGCATAGCCAACACTAATTATAGCtatcatttttggaaaatttttgtaaCTAATGAAGCTACTCAAACATGATAGATTTCGTGTTTGTTTGAGTAGCTTCTAGTTAAAGACTAATTATATGCAAATGATGAAAGTTTTTAATGCAATAgtaaattttattcttatatattaatttctatATGTGCTTGGTGGTGGAATTGCAACACTAGATTGTTGCAGGTGTTATATTGTTATGCTATATAGGGATGAATGATAGCACTCATGAAAAGTTCCGATTAAGTGGATGATATGGCAAATGGCAATATTTTGGTGCTagactatttcttttttgttattctgATGATATAGTGAATGCTACAAGTTGCTCCCTTTTTACTCAAATCTTACAATAGTTTTAAGTTCATAGATTCACAAGGGAGAATGATTGTCCCTGTATCGCCAAGCCAAGAAATGAATTACAACTATtcatttctacttttttttttttttaatcttatcaatgtttgtgtgttttcctttttctttctaaaagttGCATAAAGATATCTTGGACATGTGACCAAATcacccattatatatataactttttttttttttttttttacaataaaccAAGCTTTATTAAAAAGATCTAAATTCAAATTGTACAATCCAAAGTATCCTTCATGatcacatatatgatatattagATGACCCGGCCAATAAGGCTACAATTTACAAAACCATTCCAATTGTTAACAAAGCCCCACTTAGCAAGCTCGCGAGCTGCTTGATTTACATCTCTCATATCCCAAATGAAACTTGGTCAATCTCATTTGTTATGTTCAGCACGTCTTCAAGTATACTCCTCAAGCTATTGCTTATGTGTGGCTGCTCCAATATTGCTATATGCtactgaaatttattttctaacagccattataaacaaacaattttaGACAATCTGCAAAACCAATTCAAGGTTGGTTAGTTGGTCACTTTGCTCCAATACTAaagcaaattaaattaaaatttaatggaaaacacACTAACAATAGACAATATTGAATCTAGATACTAGTTGACAGATTTTTGCTTTGAAAATTCAGATTTTTACTTTCAAACAAAGTAACCAAATTAAAGTTCAAGACTtcatataaaaagtaaaaaataaaagtttaagaataaccacaaaagaagcaaaaataaaaaatttgggactaCTATAAATCTATCCTTCGAATTTACTTAATATAATATACCATTACCATCAAAACTAAGTTGGGAGCtgcttattaaaagaaaaattgaatgcCAAAGGCACTGGTAGCAAATAGACAAATTTCAAACCTTTTCTCTTgtccctttttgtttttcattatataACTTTCAATCCAATACTTATCACTTGATCAAGCCTATGACATGAGAACAACTTAAAGAATTATATTTGTATGAATGTAAACTAAGGAGTAGCAGACCTGATAAAAACTCAACCCAGCATCCATATGGTGCCAAATCCAACATCATAAAAACTCAACTCAGCATTCGGTTGGTGTATGCCaaattttctttacttattAATATGAGCCCAAATATACTGCAGTGTGTTTGTTATTCAGTAAACTCAACAGCGgaaaaaacaaagtttagaattggggaaaccaaatatacTCAGTCAACAACCTTCACACACAAAAATGAAGTTGTTCAAGACCAAGATTTCAATAAACATATCAGCAAAGCATTTTATGAGCAAAATAAGGCAGCAA
It encodes the following:
- the LOC126690555 gene encoding SKP1-like protein 1B, producing MSSSKKITLKSSDGEAFEVEEAVALESQTIKHMIEDDCADNGIPLPNVTSKILAKVIEYCKKHVEATCADERTSDEDLKAWDTEFVRVDQATLFDLILAANYLNIKSLLDLTCQTVADMIKGKTPEEIRKTFNIKNDFTPEEEEEVRRENQWAFE